Below is a genomic region from Fischerella sp. PCC 9605.
GAAGGACGATTGCGGGAAAACAAAGATGGTAACATCAACCAAACCACCTTGATGAACTTTATCCCTACTCGTCCCCTAGAAGACATCGCTAGAGAATATATTGAAGCTTTTTGTGCTTTATATGACCCAGCAAAATACCTGGATCGCACCTATCGCTGTTTCCTAATGATGGGTACGCCGAAGTGGAAAGCACCCTTCAAAATGCCGGAGTGGGTAGTTGTGAAAGCACTACTGATTGTGATTTGGCGACAAGGGATAAAACGCCAAACTCGCTGGAAGTTCTGGCATCACCTATTCAGTATTCTCAAGCATAATCCTGGTGTTGCAGAGCATTACTTAGCCACCTGCGCTCACATCGAGCATTTTCTAGAATATCGCCAAATTGTCCGCGACCAAATAGAATCTCAGCTGGCTGAATATCTTGCACAAGGTGTAGAAAAGCCATATGTGCCAGATCGGGGACAAGCAGAACTATATGCTAGTTAAGAATCTTTGTGTCTTTGTGTCTTAGTGGTTAATAAAATTTCTTTTTGAACCACAAAGGCACAAAGACACTAAGTATCAAGTTATACACGTTTGGATTTTAGATTTTGGATTGGGAGTTACTGTCTGTATCGGGGTTCTGTCAATCCATCTGTCGCAATCATTTTTTAAATTGGTATTACTTGAATATAATGGATTCATAGCTCTTGTAATGCTGTCGATACTTCAGTGTTTATTTTAACGACACAATACTAATACCCTTACTTCTCAGAGATCCTCTGAAAGGTTATTTTTGAGCAAAATTAACTTTTGCAACATTTCTATTTAGGACGACTGTAAATATTTAGTAAAACAAACACATATCAACTAAGTAAATTACAACTAGCAACACTATCTTAATAAGTACTGTGACAATTGATATTGGTAGTTTTATTTAGATTTATTCCTAATTATTATTTCTTGCGAGAGAATAAGTTATTTAACCTTTGATAGAAGAAATGATAATTGGTAATTGTTATAGTAGTAATAGGATTGGTAATAGAAGACAGTAGAGGATTGGTAATAGAAGACAGTAGAGGATTGAAATTATGATCAATCTGATTGCATGGATAATTCTAGGTCTAATCGCCGGGGCTATTGCTAAAGCTATCTACCCTGGTCCCCAAGGAGGCGGAATTGTAGCAACAATTATTCTAGGTATTATTGGTTCCTTAATTGGAGGAAGCTTATATAATTTGATACAGACGGGGAACCTAGTTATTACTGGAGCAGGTTTCAGTATTCCTGGTTTAATTGTTGCTATCATTGGAGCAATAATTGCAATTTTTATCTGGGGTTTAATAACTCGGCGCAGCACAGTATAGAGGATGTAAACAAAGATATATGGTTAGAGCCGATTTTATCGGAATTAACCTTTGTTTATGTTTCCCTGCAAATGATAAAAAACTCCACTGAGTTTATTCGGTGGAGTTTTCAATATTGAATTTTTAACGTAAAACTACTCTAGAGATTTCTTCACATCATCTTTGATATTTTCAACTGTATGGCGAAGATTAGCTTCTGCTTGCTTTGCTTTACCTTCTGCTTTATCTTGCGGATTGCCAGTTACTTCTCCAACAATCTCTTGAACTTTACCTTCAATATTTTTAGCGGTTGCTTCTACTCTCTTTTCAAGGCTCATAGTTTTCCTTTCAAATATGCTAGTGAATCCAATTACATAGATAATATATTTATATTTTTTTCAATAAGACTTCTCTCACCAGATATAAATTACTTTTCCTAAGGGTTATCGAAAGATAGATTGACAAACACTTATTATATTTTTATAAAAAAATAAATGCTATTTATATTAAAGTTTTAAATATATTCAAGAAAACTATGGGTGAGACAAGAAAACGTAGGAAAAATTTGTGGGCGAGTGAGATTAATGATATTATTCGGGGTGCTTGTGGTGGCTTTTTATTTGGTATTCCTTTGCTTTATACAATGGAGGTTTGGTGGGTTGGGTCTATTGCAAAACCACCGATGGTGATGTTAGCGATCGCACTCACTTTTATCATAGTTTTCTTACTCAACCGAACAGAAGGCTTTCGCAAGCGTAGACATGGTAATCGGCCTTATGAAGGAATTACCGACACTGTGGAAGCTATGGCCATAGGGTTAGCTTGTTCTGCGTTGATACTGCTGCTATTACAAGAACTTACACCTGAGACATCTCTGAGGGAAATCGTTGGTAAAATTGTATTTGAAAGTGTACCTTTTACTTTAGGCGTGGCACTAGCCAATCATTTCTTGGCAGATACCCGCAATCACAATAAAGAAACACAACAAAGTCCTCAGACAAACAAAAAAACTGAACAGAATAATTCTGATAAATTACATGCCACCTTCAGCGATATTGGTGCAACTGTAATTGGTGCAACTGTGATAGCATTTAACATTGCCCCAACAGATGAAATTCCCATGCTAGCAGCGGCAGTTCCACCAGCTTGGCTGTGGGCTATGATTGCCGCATCATTGCTGATTTCCTATGGTATTGTGTTTGAGGCAGGCTTTTCAGACCAGCAAAAGCGCAGGCAACAGCAAGGGATTTTCCAACGGCCATTAAGCGAAACCATCATGTCCTACTTGGTATCGTTGCTAGCGGCGGCATTAATGCTGTGGTTTTTTCAAAAGTTAACTTTTAGCGATCCTTGGAATGTATGGTTAGAATACACCTTGCTGCTGGGGCTACCTGCAACCATAGGCGGTGCTGCTGGTAGGTTGGCTATATGAATAAAGAACAAGAACGGCCAAAGCGTTCGGCTGCTGAATGGGTTACTTTTAGCTTTGCCTCATTGATCCTGGCTGTAGTTGTTGGTTTAGTGGGGTACATTTGGTTAAATGAAAAAGAGCAACCTCCTATTCTTTCTGTGAGTAATAACCAGAAAATTCGGGAAGTCGAAGGACAATATTATGTTCCTTTTGAAGTAGTTAATACCGGCGGAGAGACAGCTGAATCAGTTCAAATCATAGCTGAGTTGCAGATAGAAGGGAAAGTTGCAGAAACAGCTGAGCAGCAAATCGATTTTTTATCTCGTGGAGAAAAGGAACAAGGGGCTTTTATATTCACCCAAGATCCTCGCCAAGGTCAGTTAACTGTAAAAGTTGCCAGCTACAAATTACCTTAAGTCCATAGTCAAGATTCTATCGATTCTAGCTAAAGTGGGTGACGAGGGATTTGAACCCGCAACCAATGGATTAAGAGTCCACTGCTCTACCGTTGAGCTAGTCACCCAGGCTACTAAAATCCTAGCTAATTTCTAAGCAATTTGCTGAAATTTACCAGCCACAGCCGCTTGTTTTCACCTACACCGTCCAAATGTTTGCAAATTTTCTCAGTTTAGTCATTGAGGTTTCCTATTCTCTCGCTTACAGACATTTCTAATATCCTGGCTCGTCACACTCCAACATCGGATGAACCAAAGTTTTGTTACAGGAGAAATCTTAATAAATAACAAAATAGGGATAGATTTCTTCGTAGAAGTACTAGGGTGAAAAGAAGTAGTGAGCGGAGATTGAATGAGGAGTTAAACTTATCTTTTTACCTTTACCTGGTTTTATTTAGGCAAACGTGGATTTATAGATGCTCGAACTAGCAAGGAAATTAAAATTTAAGACTACCACTTTTCCAAACACGTTCAAAGCCTTGCTTAGATAAATTTTCGTAACGAAACCAAAGCAGCAGTCCATAGCACTTTGGCAACCCTAGCTAAATTGATTTAGACTCATCAAGCCTTTCAGCGAACTGAATAGTTCTCTGAACAAGTGGGTAAATATCTCTGAAGTAGCGTTCACGTTGCAAAAATTTTGTCAATCGGTCAGCCATAAAAAGAAGACTGAGCGGTTATTTCGGTAGATGAATAAATCCTTAGTAGCTTCACCGTACAATAATAAAGGAGACAACAAATGACACAAGCCAAACTGGGTGATACTGTAAAAGTTCACTATACAGGCAAACTAGATGATGGCACAGTGTTTGATTCCTCTGCTGAGCGAGATCCTTTACAGTTTTCTATTGGTGAGGGAGTAGTCATTCCCGGCTTTGAAGAGGCTGTAGTTGGCATGGCGCCAGGAGAATCAAAAACTGCAACGATTTCAGCTGACCAAGCTTATGGCCCTTATCGTCCAGAATTGGTTATGGTAGTTGAAAAACAGCGAATACCAACAGATGTTCCAGTAAAGGTCGGTCAACTATTGCAAATTTCCCAAAATAGTGGTCAGGTAATTCCAGTTGTTGTCACAAATGTTTCTGATTCTCAGGTGACTTTGGACGCCAATCACCCCTTAGCAGGACAGGAATTGATCTTCGATATCCAGTTAGTTGAGATTAACTGATTGTTTTTATCATTGATTCTCTATCGTGCAGACTGAAAAGTAAACTACCTACGCCAAGCCTAAGAACAGGTGGAAAGAACCTTCTGGCGGTTTCTAGGTAAAAAGGGAGAAATTAGTTAGGGTGCTTTATATAACGTAAAGTACCCTAACTGACATCTAGCTTGAAAATAGGGATTGGGGATTGGGGATTGGGGATTGGGGAAGAGATTTTCATTCCCTCGTTGTAGGTGAAAAGCCCCTGGGATTCTAACTTGAAAATAGGGATCTCTTAACAAGGCGTAGTGAATCCCATAAAGTCACCAGCTGCTACCTCAAATTCTTCGTCACCGATCTCAGCTATTCCTCTTCCAAAAATAATGTAAATAAATTCCTCTTCACAGTGATGAAAGTGAAATTGAGTAGTTTATTTTCCTGGCTCTACTCGCACTAAATGAACACCTATATTTTTCATGCCTACAGCATCACTGAGGGATTTGGTATTTCTCACCGCTTGAGAATTGAGAGGATGTATGTTTACAGTTTCCGGCATAGCTTCAATCTCACTAACTCTTAGCAGATGAGGTTGAAGATTTTGTCTTTGCTCAAACATTTGTTTACATTAGTTAAGTTTTATTATGAGTTTTCTCTGAGTTTATTATCTATAATTATTTGCTTTTAACTTATCTATTTTTAATCAAACTATCATTTCTAATTAGGATAAATAACAAATACTTTAAGTATGTCGATCTAACTGTTAGTAGTTAGTAGATAGTAGTTAGTAGTCAAAAATATACCACTATCCTCGAAATACTAACAAAACTAAAACAGAATCCATCAATAATATGGCAAATATCACAGCAGAAGAAAAAAGGTTGCAAGCAGCACGCGATCGCCAAGTCCACTGGCGACGCTGGGGGCCATATTTAAGTGAACGCCAGTGGGGAACAGTACGGGAAGATTACAGTGCAACAGGTTCAGCATGGGATTATTTTTCGCACGATCAGGCGCGATCGCGTGCTTATCGTTGGGGTGAAGACGGTATTGCTGGTATTTCTGATAACCATCAGAGACTTTGTTTTGCGATCGCCCTTTGGAATGGTGAAGATGCAATTATCAAAGAACGCCTGTTTGGTTTAACAGGAAATGAAGGTAATCATGGGGAAGATGTTAAAGAATATTACTTTTATTTAGACAATACACCTACCCATTCCTATATGAAATGTCTCTACAAATATCCCCACAGAGCATTTCCCTATTCCCAAATAGTAGAAGAAAATCGTTGCCGCAGTCGCCAGGAACTAGAATTTGAACTGCTGGATACTGGTATTTTTAATGAAGACCGCTACTTTGATGTTTTCGTTGAGTATGCCAAAAATTCAGCCGATGATATTCTCATTCAAATCAGGGTCATTAACAGGGGACAAGAAGCAAAAACACTGCATCTTTTACCTACTTTGTGGTTTAGAAATACTTGGGCGTGGAATGGCGATCGCGATAAACCATCTCTTCAAAAAAGTAAAGACACAATAGCTGGCATCTCTACAATAGAAGCATTGCATCCAAGTTTGGGCAAGCTATGGCTGTACTGTCAAGATGCAACAGAAATTTTATTTACAGAAAATGAAACCAATAATGAAAGATTATTTGGTGTCAGCAATACTTCTCCCTATGTCAAAGATGGAATTAATGATTATATAGTGCATGGGAGAAAAGAAGCAATAAATCTTGAACAGTTAGGAACAAAAGCAGCCGCCCATTATATATTAGCTATAGATGTAGGTGAAACAAAAATCGTTCAGTTGCGACTAACAAATGAGTCTTTATTAATACCTTTTGGAGCTGAATTTGATAATATATTTGCAATTCGCAAACAAGAAGCTGATGAATTCTATCACCGCATAACTCCTTTTGCGCTCACAGAAGATATGCGAAATGTGCAGCGTCAAGCATTTGCGGGAATGTTGTGGAGCAAACAATATTACCAATATATTGTCGAGGAATGGTTAAACGGCGATCCGGCAATTCTACCGCCACCCCAAGAACGGTTATGTGGTAGAAATCATGAGTGGTTTCATCTTTATAACGATGATATTCTCTCCATGCCAGATAAATGGGAATATCCCTGGTTTGCTGCTTGGGATTTAGCTTTTCATGTCATTCCCTTGGCAATGATCGATCCAGATTTTGCCAAGCAGCAATTAATTTTATTAACACGGGAATGGTATATGCATCCCAACGGTCAAATTCCCGCTTATGAATGGGCTTTTAGTGATGTGAACCCACCCGTTCATGCTTGGGCTGCATGGCGCGTCTATAAGATAGAAAAAAAAATGTATGGACGTGCGGATAAACATTTTCTAGAGAGAGTGTTTCAGAAGTTATTGCTAAACTTTACATGGTGGATAAACCGCAAGGATGTAGAAGGGAAAAATGTCTTTCAAGGAGGATTTTTAGGTTTAGATAACATTGGTGTTTTTGATAGGAGCAAGGAACTACCAACAGGTGGACATATTGACCAATCTGACGGTACAAGTTGGATGGGCATGTACTGTTTAAATATGTTAGCGATCGCTCTGGAACTCGCGAAAACAAATTCTACTTACGAAGACATCGCCAGCAAGTTTTTCGAGCATTTTATCTACATCGCATCAGCGATGAATCACATTGGTGAAATAGATGCAGAACTCTGGAACGAAGAAGATGGTTTCTATTACGATGTCCTGCATCTACCCAACGATCGTCACTTAACTTTGAAAGTGCGTTCAATGGTAGGACTAATTCCACTTTTCGCCGTAGAAACCCTAGAACCAGATACTTTGGCAGCACTTCCTAGTTTTAAAAAACGATTGGAATGGTTTATTAAAAATCGCCCCGACTTGCGTCAAAATGTCGCTTGCATGGAAACAAAAGGTATAGGTGCAAGAAGACTATTGGCAATAGTTAACCGCGATAAACTACGGTGCATTCTCCAAAAAATGTTAGATGAAACAGAATTTTTATCAGAATACGGTATCCGCTCCCTTTCCGAATATCACGCCAATCATCCCTATATCTTCCATGTCAATGGTTCTGAATATCGAGTAGATTACGAGCCAGCAGAATCCAGTAGCGGTTTATTTGGTGGTAATTCCAACTGGCGCGGCCCAATTTGGTTCCCAGTTAATTACTTGATTATTGAGTCGCTGCAAAAGTTTCATTATTACGTGGGCGATGATTTTAAAATTGAATGTCCTACAGGTTCAGGTAAATACATGAATCTTTGGGAAGTTACCTGCGAATTGTCACACAGACTGATCAAAATTTTCCTCAAAAATGAGGCTAGTCATCGCCCTATGTTTGGCGGAATCCAGAAATTTCAAATTGACCCCCATTGGCACGACTTAATTCTTTTCAATGAGTATTTTCATGGAAACAACGGCGCAGGAATTGGCGCAAGTCATCAAACAGGATGGACTGGTTTAGTTGCAAAACTTATTCAACAGGTAGGAGAGTATAGCAGAGCAAATCAACCTGCAAAAATGACAAAAAATCAGATAGAACCTGTTACCAGATAACACGAATAGTAGGCAGTAACATTGAATCTATCTGTGTGTATCTGCGATCGCATTATCAACAATTAACGCTTGCAAGAGTTTTAAGCTATTCCACATTTAAATTACATGATCTGGGCGGGCAAGATGCCCACCCCACAAGAGTTTGAAAAAATTTCAATATGCAAATTAAATGTGCTTTAGCTTACTACTATTGTTTTATCCTCCTTTCTTATCTCCTCTTCGTGTTCTTTGTGTTCTTTGTGGTTCGTTCCTATAAAAAATTATGGAAACACTAGATGCAATCATCATAGGTAGTGGCCAAGGTGGCGTTCCTTTGGCAATAGACTTAGCCAAAAAAGGCAAAAACGTTGCGTTATTTGAACGCAGCGCCTTAGGTGGAAGTTGTATTAATTATGGCTGTACTCCTTCTAAAGCTTTCTTAGCAGCAGCACACGCCGCAGGTAGAACAAGACAAGCAGAAAAATTAGGCATCCACGCACAAATTAAAGTTGATTTTCCCGCAGTGATGGAACGTGTGCGCGGTATTCGTGGTAGTTTCAACGGTGGCGTACAAAAGCGTTTAGATAATGCTGGTGTCAAGGTAGTTAAAGCCGAAGCTTCTTTCACCGGAGAACGTACAGTCACAGGCGGTGGCGTAACTTTTCAAGCACCTTTAGTAGTTATTAACACTGGTACATCCCCCTTCATCCCCAATATTCCTGGTTTGGCTGGTACGCCTTATATTACTAACTTAAATTTCTTTGATTTGCGGGAATTACCACCACGCACTTTGGTTGTGGGTGCAGGTTATATCGGCTTAGAATTGGGACAGGGATTGGCACGTTTGGGTAGTGAAGTACACATGATTGTGCGGGGCGATCGCGTTCTTGCCCAAGAAGAATCTGATGTCAGCGAAGTATTAGCTGAAGCCTTGAAACAAGATGGCATGAAATTACATTTTCATGTCAATGTTCTTCAGGTAAATTACGCCGATAACATCTTTACTCTTACCCTTAGCAACGGTGAAGAATTACAAGGCGAAGCGTTGATGATTACCACCGGACGCAAACCTAATACAAAAGCTCTCAATACTCAAGCGGCTGGCATTGAATTAGATCAGCAAGGCTACATCAAAATAGATAATAAATTCCAAACAACATGTCCTGGTGTATATGCCATTGGTGATGTGGCAAAACAAGCTGCATTTACCCATGTTTCTTGGGAAGATTATCGGCGCTTGAAGAGTATTTTAAACGGTGAAAATCGCTGGCGAGATGACCGAGTTTTGGGTTATGCAATCTATACAGAACCGCAAGTTGGGCGTGTTGGTTTGACATTAGCAGACGCTAAGAAAAAAGGCTTGAATGCTCGTGCTGTAACTTTGCCAATCACTCACATTGCCCGTGGAATTGAATGGGGTCACGACTTAGGATTTTATCGCATGGTTGTAGATGATGACACCAATAAAATTCTCGGTGCAACTTTGGTGGGATATGAAACGGCTGAATTAGTGCATGTATTTTTGTCTTTAATGGAAGCTGGCGCAAATTGGCAGTTACTCGAACAGTCGGTGCATATTCATCCTACCTATGGTGAGGGGTTGCCTAGTTTGGCAAGATTGTTGATTTAAGTAGAACGGCACAAATAAAGTTAACTAGTAAGGGTCGTCATTTGTCATTTGTCCTTTGTCATTGGGTAGGGGCAAAGCATTTGTACTAGTAGACTCAGTTTTGATGTCAAGACATACATACAAATGCTTTGCCCTTATAGGCAAAAGCTAGTTTTGAATATTTGTAAGTGAGGCGATCGCCTGCTTGTGAAGGTATATAAGAGGGCGATCGCCCACCTCATCCCACCACAAACTCTCATCACAAACTCATCCATTCCCTACTGTCTCTCAGTCAAAATTCATCTTGATATGACTTAATAATTTATAAGGTGACTGGCGAGACATCCCGATGACAACCACTCTGCAAGTAGGCGATAAATTTCCTGACTTCACACTGCCAAATTATCGCAATGAACTAACACAACTATCCCAATTTGACAATTACTAATTACCGGGCAACGTGCCGTTTCATCAGTACTTTTTAAAAAGACAGCTAAAAGTTACCCAACCCTGGCAAGTAAATTGGAACATCTACTCAAACTGTTGACAACTTATTTAGCTGTTGCTGTAGAAGCTTGTGCGGCGTTGATTATTGCTTTTGCTGCGATTGAAGCAACGATCAAATCTTTAAAACTTTTTTTCTGGCATCGAAATTTTACAGAAGAATTAAAGGAAGATATACGGCTGCGTCTAGGTGGTTGGCTGGCTGTGGCTTTGGAGTTTGAGCTAGCATCTGACATTCTGCTGACTGCAATCACGCCAACTTGGAATGAAATCGGTAAGCTAGCAGCAATCATCGTGTTGCGGACTGTGTTAAATTTCTTTCTTCAGCAAGAATTGCAAAAAGCTGCCACGAGAAAGCGTTATCTTCCTAAATGACTTTTTTATTTGTCATTTCAGCACAATTTTGTTTATTTCACATCTTGCACGCCTATGCAACAGCCCCCAGGCAAGCCCACCACCCTCGTGGGTTCAACCTAGTTACGAGAATTAAAAGCCTCTGGCTCGTGTTGAGATGGAACAATCACCCGATTGGATGAGTCAATTGGATGAAGGCGATCGCAGTCTGGATTTACACAATATATATGAATGGGAAATTTTAGAGCGAGTTATCCTGGTGTAGCGTAAAAATTTTAGTTGATGCGTGAGTTGATCCGGAAAGCTGCTACCAGAGTTTGTAGTTAGAGATGTTCCTAAAGACGAGAGATACACTCAAAAAAATCCCTCAAAAAAAAAAGGAACTTTTGCGTAAAACTAAAGAATCCAACCGTAATTATATATAGGAAGGATTCAAACCCAACCCAGTAGAACCTTATTTGAAATTCTAAATTCCCAGGTAAGAACTATGACAAGCTTTACTCAAATCCAAAGACAACACGACCTACTCCAGCCCGTTCGTGATTGGTTAGAATCTATAGAAATTCATAACGCCAAACTTGCTCATTTTCTCTGTAAACTTATTCCTGCTCAATGTCCTTTTGAACGTGATGTTGTAGTACTTGGTCGCAAGCTATTTCACATTCCTCCAATGTGTAAGCTCAACCCCCTTTACGAAGAAGTTGTAAGTTTGCGTTTCAAAGCTCTCTGCTATCTTGCAGATGAATGTGGTGAGGATGTCGCAGTCTATTGCTAACAGCAAGTGAAATAACAAAGTCAAGCAGCAATCATTGGCAATTGCACGCTGACTGTAGTTCCTTCCAGAGCATTTGATTTAATTGACAACTCTCCACCATGAGCTTCCACAATGCGTTTGCTAATAGCAAGTCCTAACCCAGTT
It encodes:
- a CDS encoding GlsB/YeaQ/YmgE family stress response membrane protein, translated to MINLIAWIILGLIAGAIAKAIYPGPQGGGIVATIILGIIGSLIGGSLYNLIQTGNLVITGAGFSIPGLIVAIIGAIIAIFIWGLITRRSTV
- a CDS encoding CsbD family protein, with the translated sequence MSLEKRVEATAKNIEGKVQEIVGEVTGNPQDKAEGKAKQAEANLRHTVENIKDDVKKSLE
- a CDS encoding TIGR02587 family membrane protein, which encodes MGETRKRRKNLWASEINDIIRGACGGFLFGIPLLYTMEVWWVGSIAKPPMVMLAIALTFIIVFLLNRTEGFRKRRHGNRPYEGITDTVEAMAIGLACSALILLLLQELTPETSLREIVGKIVFESVPFTLGVALANHFLADTRNHNKETQQSPQTNKKTEQNNSDKLHATFSDIGATVIGATVIAFNIAPTDEIPMLAAAVPPAWLWAMIAASLLISYGIVFEAGFSDQQKRRQQQGIFQRPLSETIMSYLVSLLAAALMLWFFQKLTFSDPWNVWLEYTLLLGLPATIGGAAGRLAI
- a CDS encoding TIGR02588 family protein, with translation MNKEQERPKRSAAEWVTFSFASLILAVVVGLVGYIWLNEKEQPPILSVSNNQKIREVEGQYYVPFEVVNTGGETAESVQIIAELQIEGKVAETAEQQIDFLSRGEKEQGAFIFTQDPRQGQLTVKVASYKLP
- a CDS encoding FKBP-type peptidyl-prolyl cis-trans isomerase, with amino-acid sequence MTQAKLGDTVKVHYTGKLDDGTVFDSSAERDPLQFSIGEGVVIPGFEEAVVGMAPGESKTATISADQAYGPYRPELVMVVEKQRIPTDVPVKVGQLLQISQNSGQVIPVVVTNVSDSQVTLDANHPLAGQELIFDIQLVEIN
- a CDS encoding MGH1-like glycoside hydrolase domain-containing protein yields the protein MANITAEEKRLQAARDRQVHWRRWGPYLSERQWGTVREDYSATGSAWDYFSHDQARSRAYRWGEDGIAGISDNHQRLCFAIALWNGEDAIIKERLFGLTGNEGNHGEDVKEYYFYLDNTPTHSYMKCLYKYPHRAFPYSQIVEENRCRSRQELEFELLDTGIFNEDRYFDVFVEYAKNSADDILIQIRVINRGQEAKTLHLLPTLWFRNTWAWNGDRDKPSLQKSKDTIAGISTIEALHPSLGKLWLYCQDATEILFTENETNNERLFGVSNTSPYVKDGINDYIVHGRKEAINLEQLGTKAAAHYILAIDVGETKIVQLRLTNESLLIPFGAEFDNIFAIRKQEADEFYHRITPFALTEDMRNVQRQAFAGMLWSKQYYQYIVEEWLNGDPAILPPPQERLCGRNHEWFHLYNDDILSMPDKWEYPWFAAWDLAFHVIPLAMIDPDFAKQQLILLTREWYMHPNGQIPAYEWAFSDVNPPVHAWAAWRVYKIEKKMYGRADKHFLERVFQKLLLNFTWWINRKDVEGKNVFQGGFLGLDNIGVFDRSKELPTGGHIDQSDGTSWMGMYCLNMLAIALELAKTNSTYEDIASKFFEHFIYIASAMNHIGEIDAELWNEEDGFYYDVLHLPNDRHLTLKVRSMVGLIPLFAVETLEPDTLAALPSFKKRLEWFIKNRPDLRQNVACMETKGIGARRLLAIVNRDKLRCILQKMLDETEFLSEYGIRSLSEYHANHPYIFHVNGSEYRVDYEPAESSSGLFGGNSNWRGPIWFPVNYLIIESLQKFHYYVGDDFKIECPTGSGKYMNLWEVTCELSHRLIKIFLKNEASHRPMFGGIQKFQIDPHWHDLILFNEYFHGNNGAGIGASHQTGWTGLVAKLIQQVGEYSRANQPAKMTKNQIEPVTR
- a CDS encoding dihydrolipoyl dehydrogenase family protein, translated to METLDAIIIGSGQGGVPLAIDLAKKGKNVALFERSALGGSCINYGCTPSKAFLAAAHAAGRTRQAEKLGIHAQIKVDFPAVMERVRGIRGSFNGGVQKRLDNAGVKVVKAEASFTGERTVTGGGVTFQAPLVVINTGTSPFIPNIPGLAGTPYITNLNFFDLRELPPRTLVVGAGYIGLELGQGLARLGSEVHMIVRGDRVLAQEESDVSEVLAEALKQDGMKLHFHVNVLQVNYADNIFTLTLSNGEELQGEALMITTGRKPNTKALNTQAAGIELDQQGYIKIDNKFQTTCPGVYAIGDVAKQAAFTHVSWEDYRRLKSILNGENRWRDDRVLGYAIYTEPQVGRVGLTLADAKKKGLNARAVTLPITHIARGIEWGHDLGFYRMVVDDDTNKILGATLVGYETAELVHVFLSLMEAGANWQLLEQSVHIHPTYGEGLPSLARLLI
- a CDS encoding DUF1622 domain-containing protein → MTTYLAVAVEACAALIIAFAAIEATIKSLKLFFWHRNFTEELKEDIRLRLGGWLAVALEFELASDILLTAITPTWNEIGKLAAIIVLRTVLNFFLQQELQKAATRKRYLPK
- a CDS encoding Mo-dependent nitrogenase C-terminal domain-containing protein; the protein is MTSFTQIQRQHDLLQPVRDWLESIEIHNAKLAHFLCKLIPAQCPFERDVVVLGRKLFHIPPMCKLNPLYEEVVSLRFKALCYLADECGEDVAVYC